Below is a genomic region from Verrucomicrobiales bacterium.
GATTGTTGAACTCCCAGGACGGCCCGGTCAGTACCGGTACCGGCTTGTGTTCGTCGGGGTCGGCGTGCTCCTTGGCCTGGGCCGGGACAATCTTCTTGGGGTTGATGAAGGCAAGCGTGCACCCTAGGTAGGTGGCACACCCAATCAAGCAGATCATCCATCCGGACTGCAAAAACTTCATACTCGATCCTCCTTCAGCAGGCCTTGGGCCAGCGTTTCCCGGTTCGCAAGATCGTCGAGGATTTTTTGCTCTGCCTTGAGCCCTTCCTGCTCGTGACGCGACATGCGCTGGCTGCGTATTTTCTCGACGGCTTCATGGCGCTGGCGTGCGAGCATCAGGTCCTGGTTGGCCTGTTGCACCGCTTTGGCCAGTGGTTTGAGTTCCTCCGTCTGCCGTTCAACTCGTTGCTGGAGGGTGTTTTGCCACTCCTGCAACTGCCGGTGGTCGGTGGCGCTTCGGGCCGTAGACGCTCGGCGTTCCTCCATGGTCGCGGCGAGTTCCTGCTGGGTTTTCTCCAATCTATCCACCCCTGCGCGGTGGGCTCGGGTGGCTTCGGCAAACCTCTGCCGGGCCTGATCTTCCTCGTGGTGTCGTATGGTGGCGACGGCTTCCAGGCTGAATCGGAATCGCTTCATGGGTTGGCGGGGTGTGTCAGGCTGTCGAATCTGCCCGAGCATCCGGGCAATGGCCTCAGCTCAGCAGTTTCTGCAGCCGGCTCCAGCTCTCGGAATTGGGCACCCCTTCCTGGGTGCCTTGGCGCAGGAACTCCTGCAGGGACTCACGAATTCGAATCGCCTTATCGAGAACAGAATTGGTTCCGGCGGTATAGGCGCCGATCTGAATGAGATCCTGATTGCGACGGTAGAGCGCCATGTAGTCACGTACTTTGGCGGTGAGTTGCCGCTCCTCGGGGGTGAGCAGGTCCGTGTTGAGACGACTGACGCTTTCGAGCACATCGATCGCGGGGTAGTGGTTAGCGGTGGCCAGCTCTCGACTCAGAACGAGATGTCCATCAAGAATCGAGCGGGCAGCATCGGCGATGGGATCGTTCAGGTCGTCCGCTTCCACCAGCACCGTGAAGAATCCGGTGATGGCCCCGTGCTCGTTGGTGCCGGCGCGCTCGAGTAGCTGAGGGAGTAGGGAAAAGACTGAGGGAGGATATCCTCGTGTGGCTGGGGGTTCGCCGACCGACAGACCGATCTCGCGTTGCGCCATGGCGAAGCGAGTCACGGAGTCCATCATCAACATGACATTCTTGCCCTCGTCGCGGAATGACTCGGCGATCGCCATGGCGAGAAAGGCTCCTTTCAGGCGCGCGAGCGCGGGTTCGTTGGATGTCGCTACGATGATCACCGACTTCTTGCGGCCCTCCTCGCTCAGATCCCGCTCCAGGAACTCGCGTACCTCGCGTCCCCGCTCGCCGATCAGCGCGATGACATTGACATCCGCCTCCCCCTGTCCGGCAAGCATTCCGAGGAGAGTTGATTTACCCACTCCGCTGCCGGCGAAGATTCCAAGCCGCTGGCCGCGTCCGCACGGGATGAGCGTGTCGATCGCTTTGATGCGGGTTTCGAACCGCTTCACGATGCGCTGTCGGCGCAGGGGATGGGGGGGATTGATTTGCAGGCCGACTTGATGATCCCCATGAATGGTTCCCAGTC
It encodes:
- the fliJ gene encoding flagellar export protein FliJ, which produces MKRFRFSLEAVATIRHHEEDQARQRFAEATRAHRAGVDRLEKTQQELAATMEERRASTARSATDHRQLQEWQNTLQQRVERQTEELKPLAKAVQQANQDLMLARQRHEAVEKIRSQRMSRHEQEGLKAEQKILDDLANRETLAQGLLKEDRV
- a CDS encoding FliI/YscN family ATPase; the encoded protein is MADTSSARPTNRISQLLSKTRQSRLIERRGYVVQLIGLVIESEGPVAAVGDICRIESSRHDRTTLAEVVGFRNHRLLLMPLGEIHGIHPGSEVIATGEALRFPVGPGLLGRVMDSLGRPLDGLGTIHGDHQVGLQINPPHPLRRQRIVKRFETRIKAIDTLIPCGRGQRLGIFAGSGVGKSTLLGMLAGQGEADVNVIALIGERGREVREFLERDLSEEGRKKSVIIVATSNEPALARLKGAFLAMAIAESFRDEGKNVMLMMDSVTRFAMAQREIGLSVGEPPATRGYPPSVFSLLPQLLERAGTNEHGAITGFFTVLVEADDLNDPIADAARSILDGHLVLSRELATANHYPAIDVLESVSRLNTDLLTPEERQLTAKVRDYMALYRRNQDLIQIGAYTAGTNSVLDKAIRIRESLQEFLRQGTQEGVPNSESWSRLQKLLS